Below is a genomic region from Dyella jiangningensis.
GTTGAGGCTCATCAGCAGGCCGAAGGCGTTGTGTCTGCGCTCGTCGTCGATGATGGCGTCATACACGATCAGGCAACCGCCCGTCGGCAGCGCGTCGTAGCACTTGGCCAGCAGGGCCTGCTTCTGGTCGTAGTCCCAGTCATGCAGGATGTGGCCCATGATCAGCACGTCGGCCGACGGACAGGGGTCGTTGAAGAAATCGCCGGGATGGAAGCGCAGCCGATCCTGCAGGCCATGGGCTGCGACGTAGTCGTTGAACACCGGCGCCACCACCGGCAAGTCGAAGCCGCCGCCGCGCAGATGCGGATGTGCCTGCGCGATCTGCACGGGACACGCGCCCTGCGCCGCGCCGATGTCGATGAAGCTGCGGTAGTTCTCCCAGGGAAACTTCGTCGCGATGGCGCGGGCCGCACCGAGGCTCACGCCGGTCATCGCCTGCAGGAAGCTGCGCAGCGACGCCTCATTGCGATAGAGCTCGTCGAAAGGCGACGCGCCATCCTTCGTCCGGTTCTGCGGCAGCCCGGTGCGTAGCGCGTCGGTGAGCGAACCCCAGTCCGCATAGAGGCGCGTCTCCATCATCTCCAGCAGGCCGCCCACGTAGCTCG
It encodes:
- a CDS encoding methyltransferase; the protein is MQVPQNAVRETPVAVPANQALSPDRLLQLGMGFWASKAMLSAVELGVFTQLAGGSRSREQLERALGLHPRSSRDFLDTLVALGALERDNGQYRNAPDADLFFDRAKPSYVGGLLEMMETRLYADWGSLTDALRTGLPQNRTKDGASPFDELYRNEASLRSFLQAMTGVSLGAARAIATKFPWENYRSFIDIGAAQGACPVQIAQAHPHLRGGGFDLPVVAPVFNDYVAAHGLQDRLRFHPGDFFNDPCPSADVLIMGHILHDWDYDQKQALLAKCYDALPTGGCLIVYDAIIDDERRHNAFGLLMSLNMLIETPGGFDYTGKECCEWMTAAGFRDVRVEPLLGPDSMVIGIK